In Chlamydia serpentis, the following are encoded in one genomic region:
- a CDS encoding ABC transporter permease, translated as MFSYIKNRLLFNLLSLWIVLTLTFLVMKTIPGDPFNDEGCNVLSEEVLQTLKARYGLDKPLYKQYIQYLYSLAKLDFGNSLVYKDRKVVSIIATGFPISAILGLQSLLISIGGGIVLGTVAALKKKKPRRYILGASIIQISIPAFIFATLLQYLFAVKIPLLPIACWGNFSHTILPTLALAVTPMAFIIQLTYSSVASALKKDYVLLAYAKGLSPLKVILKHILPYAIFPTISYSAFLITTIITGTFAIENIFCIPGLGKWFISSIKQRDYPVALGLSVFYGTLFMLSSLLSDLLQAFIDPEIRYAYRKEKNKTIKAIQIEES; from the coding sequence GTGTTTTCATACATAAAAAACCGACTTCTTTTTAATCTGCTTTCCTTATGGATTGTTCTAACACTTACATTCTTGGTTATGAAAACTATTCCTGGAGATCCTTTCAATGATGAAGGCTGTAATGTTCTATCAGAAGAGGTCTTACAAACTTTAAAAGCTCGCTATGGTTTAGATAAACCCCTCTATAAACAATACATACAGTATCTCTATTCATTAGCAAAGCTAGACTTCGGGAACTCGCTAGTTTATAAAGACCGTAAGGTTGTTAGTATTATCGCTACGGGATTCCCTATATCTGCAATCCTAGGACTACAAAGCCTTCTAATCTCAATAGGAGGAGGAATTGTTCTTGGCACTGTTGCTGCATTAAAAAAAAAGAAGCCAAGACGCTATATTTTAGGAGCCTCTATAATACAAATCTCGATTCCAGCATTTATATTCGCTACACTTCTACAATACCTCTTTGCTGTCAAAATTCCTCTTCTTCCTATTGCTTGTTGGGGAAATTTCAGTCATACAATACTCCCTACTTTGGCACTTGCTGTAACTCCTATGGCATTCATTATACAGCTGACATATTCCTCAGTCGCATCAGCCTTAAAGAAAGACTATGTTCTACTTGCCTACGCAAAAGGATTATCCCCACTTAAAGTTATTCTAAAACATATTTTACCTTATGCAATCTTCCCAACAATTTCCTATTCTGCATTCTTAATTACTACAATCATTACAGGAACTTTTGCTATCGAAAATATCTTCTGTATTCCTGGGTTGGGAAAATGGTTTATCTCTAGTATTAAACAACGAGATTACCCGGTAGCGCTTGGCCTTTCAGTATTTTATGGGACTCTGTTTATGCTTTCTTCCTTACTTTCTGATTTGCTTCAAGCTTTTATAGATCCTGAGATTCGTTATGCCTATAGGAAGGAAAAAAATAAGACGATCAAAGCAATCCAAATAGAAGAATCGTAA
- a CDS encoding ABC transporter permease yields MKNVSSLRSPSVWKSIIQNKMLILGLTILSILISGCIILPFFYQDYEQTSLKNILLSPSLSFPFGTDSLGRCMLARTLKGLQLSLLVAMIATLIDLFMGLLWATIAVSGGKKINFLMMRTTEILFSLPRIPIVILLLVIFHHGLLPLILAMTITGWIPISRIIYGQFLLLKNKPFVLSAKAMNASTFHILKKHLLPNTLAPIISTLIFTIPGAIYTEAFISFLGLGIQPPQASLGTLVKEGINAIDYYPWLFFFPSLIMITLSISFNLIGEGAKALCLEEGSYG; encoded by the coding sequence ATGAAAAACGTATCTTCACTTAGATCACCTAGTGTTTGGAAATCTATAATCCAAAATAAAATGCTTATTTTAGGTCTAACTATTTTGAGCATCCTAATTTCTGGGTGTATAATTTTACCATTCTTCTATCAAGACTATGAACAAACATCTTTAAAAAATATCCTTCTTTCTCCTTCCCTATCTTTCCCTTTCGGGACAGACTCTCTAGGAAGATGCATGCTTGCCCGGACTCTAAAAGGCTTACAACTCTCCTTGCTCGTCGCAATGATTGCTACCCTGATTGATCTTTTTATGGGACTTTTGTGGGCTACAATTGCTGTATCTGGAGGGAAAAAAATAAATTTCTTAATGATGCGAACAACAGAGATTCTTTTTTCTCTACCCAGAATTCCTATTGTTATTCTTCTTCTAGTAATTTTCCATCATGGACTTCTTCCTCTAATTCTTGCCATGACGATTACAGGATGGATTCCTATATCCCGAATTATTTATGGCCAATTTCTACTTTTAAAAAATAAGCCTTTTGTCCTATCTGCAAAAGCTATGAATGCCTCTACATTCCATATTTTAAAGAAGCATCTTTTGCCTAATACTTTAGCTCCGATCATATCCACACTAATATTTACTATTCCTGGAGCCATTTATACTGAAGCCTTCATTAGTTTTCTTGGCTTGGGGATACAACCTCCTCAAGCAAGTCTTGGGACTTTAGTTAAAGAGGGAATCAATGCTATAGATTACTACCCCTGGCTCTTTTTCTTTCCATCTCTAATTATGATCACCCTATCTATAAGTTTTAATCTGATTGGAGAAGGTGCTAAAGCTCTATGTCTTGAAGAGGGATCTTATGGATAG
- a CDS encoding ABC transporter ATP-binding protein yields MDSLLLNIKNLTIDSKNPAKTLVENLSLKLREHRNLALVGESGSGKTTITKAILGFLPENCFVKSGSISFEDIDINRLSPKELYKIRGKKIATILQNAMGSLTPSMRIGTQIIETLRQHHKINKNEAYQKAMKLLTDVRIPNPLHSFSQYPFELSGGMRQRVVIAIALASNPKLILADEPTTALDSMSQAQVLRILHNIQKQRKSTILLVTHNLSLVKELCDDVCIIKNGKLIETGPVEKIFSNPKDPYTLQLLNAVTKIPVKESSSPILKNKFQPLVTFKGDL; encoded by the coding sequence ATGGATAGTCTACTACTAAATATTAAAAATTTGACAATAGATTCTAAGAATCCTGCCAAGACGCTTGTCGAAAATTTATCCTTAAAACTTAGAGAACATCGCAATCTTGCTTTAGTTGGAGAAAGTGGATCGGGGAAAACTACAATTACCAAAGCTATCCTAGGTTTCCTGCCAGAGAACTGCTTTGTTAAAAGTGGTAGCATCTCATTTGAAGACATAGATATTAATCGACTCTCTCCTAAGGAACTTTATAAAATCCGTGGAAAGAAGATTGCTACCATATTACAAAATGCTATGGGATCTCTGACCCCCTCAATGCGTATAGGAACGCAGATTATCGAAACCCTAAGACAACATCATAAGATAAATAAAAACGAAGCTTATCAAAAAGCTATGAAACTTTTAACTGATGTAAGAATCCCTAATCCTCTCCACAGCTTTTCACAATACCCTTTTGAACTCAGCGGTGGTATGCGCCAACGTGTTGTTATAGCCATAGCCCTTGCAAGTAATCCAAAGCTTATTCTTGCTGATGAACCTACAACAGCTCTAGATTCTATGTCGCAAGCTCAAGTCTTGAGAATCCTGCATAATATTCAAAAACAACGCAAGTCTACGATTCTCCTTGTAACTCATAATCTCTCCCTCGTCAAAGAGCTCTGTGATGATGTTTGCATTATTAAAAACGGTAAACTTATAGAAACGGGACCGGTAGAAAAAATCTTCTCGAATCCTAAAGACCCCTATACTCTACAACTTCTTAATGCTGTTACTAAAATCCCTGTTAAAGAAAGTAGTTCTCCTATTCTGAAAAATAAATTCCAGCCTTTAGTGACTTTTAAAGGTGATTTATGA
- a CDS encoding ABC transporter ATP-binding protein, translating to MTTLLSIEDLSVTIRGKKILNQINLQLMKGSCLTIVGPSGSGKSSLALTVLNLLKRNTGTITFNIDTNLPRARKLQVIWQDIDCSLNPCMSIKTIIAEPLNIIGNYSKTEQEKEIYNVLDLVNLPKSILNLKPYKLSGGQKQRVVIAKALVSKPELLICDEPLSSLDTLNQSLILDLFQTIKKEYRNTLLFITHDMSAAYYIADTIAVMDQGNLVEYGSREKIFSTPQHIITQELLDAIPSFSLISKEIQSSNTYELEAVSK from the coding sequence ATGACTACTTTACTTAGTATAGAAGACCTGTCTGTAACTATTCGAGGTAAGAAAATACTAAATCAGATTAACCTTCAACTAATGAAAGGGAGCTGTTTAACTATTGTAGGACCTAGCGGCTCTGGAAAATCTTCCTTAGCTTTGACTGTTTTGAACCTCCTAAAACGAAATACAGGCACAATAACTTTCAATATTGATACCAATCTTCCTAGAGCACGTAAACTGCAAGTGATCTGGCAAGATATTGACTGTAGTTTAAATCCCTGTATGTCTATTAAAACGATTATTGCGGAACCTCTAAATATCATTGGCAATTATTCTAAAACTGAACAAGAAAAAGAAATTTATAATGTTCTAGATCTTGTGAACCTTCCCAAGTCTATTCTCAATCTTAAGCCCTATAAGCTGAGTGGAGGGCAAAAACAACGAGTAGTCATTGCAAAAGCTCTTGTATCTAAACCCGAGCTTCTGATTTGTGATGAACCCCTATCTTCACTAGATACTCTTAACCAATCCCTAATCCTAGATCTTTTCCAAACAATAAAAAAAGAGTATCGAAATACCCTACTCTTCATTACCCATGACATGTCGGCAGCCTACTATATTGCTGATACTATTGCTGTTATGGACCAAGGAAATCTTGTCGAATATGGATCCAGAGAAAAAATTTTTTCTACTCCTCAACATATCATTACACAAGAGCTTCTTGATGCTATTCCCTCATTTTCTTTGATTTCTAAAGAAATTCAATCTTCAAACACATATGAACTAGAAGCTGTATCAAAGTAA
- a CDS encoding DUF648 domain-containing protein: METYSFSSGMHKSSALTILEKLESYFFLGGQRTQIIVLTSDHFKVAIKKEATVSTINKILKILSFILLPIVLIALAIRFFLRASLLSSTKCLFIPTPISKEEEFILAANPEAVKQAAINAPAVFCMPKKYRKIKIELFETRVPEITFAVDLDILEKDISLKEFRLPTKCIDSPLLEFGTAEEQALIKSIQAQEKDNTYVSEKGKNQLLRLMLEQIFVHGVDKEASKISSLGRTTWFPSANPPFTLYEEQRTMPNSIWYHIFFLSNSFSRKEQLGYCILKQLEKLGMSGKIHNIYPTTPPTIAWEKTCTSILLDKEFMN, from the coding sequence ATGGAAACATACTCCTTTTCTTCAGGAATGCATAAGAGCTCGGCTCTAACTATTCTAGAAAAATTAGAATCATATTTTTTCTTAGGTGGTCAACGCACCCAAATTATAGTTTTAACATCGGATCATTTTAAAGTAGCGATAAAAAAAGAAGCTACAGTTTCTACTATAAACAAGATCTTAAAGATCCTCTCATTTATTCTATTACCCATAGTCTTGATTGCTTTAGCAATACGCTTTTTCTTACGCGCGTCACTACTTTCTTCAACAAAATGTCTCTTTATACCGACACCAATCTCTAAAGAGGAAGAGTTTATCCTTGCAGCCAACCCAGAAGCAGTTAAACAAGCAGCAATAAATGCACCCGCTGTTTTTTGCATGCCCAAAAAATACCGAAAAATAAAAATTGAACTTTTTGAAACAAGAGTCCCAGAAATTACTTTTGCTGTAGATCTCGATATATTAGAAAAAGACATCTCATTAAAAGAGTTTCGGCTGCCCACTAAATGTATTGATTCTCCCTTGCTAGAGTTTGGAACTGCTGAAGAACAAGCACTAATTAAATCTATTCAAGCGCAGGAAAAAGATAATACATATGTCAGTGAAAAAGGTAAAAATCAGTTGCTTCGTTTGATGTTAGAACAGATCTTTGTTCATGGAGTAGACAAAGAAGCTTCAAAAATATCCAGCCTTGGTAGAACCACTTGGTTTCCTTCAGCTAATCCCCCCTTCACACTTTACGAAGAACAAAGGACTATGCCTAATTCTATCTGGTATCATATCTTTTTCCTTTCTAATAGTTTTTCTAGAAAAGAACAACTCGGCTACTGCATTTTAAAACAACTGGAAAAGCTGGGAATGTCTGGTAAAATACATAATATTTATCCTACTACTCCCCCCACGATAGCGTGGGAAAAAACTTGTACAAGTATATTGTTAGACAAGGAGTTTATGAATTAA
- a CDS encoding DUF1186 domain-containing protein, producing MLMDISHILEDLAYDEGILPREAIEAAIVKQMQITPYLLDILQDATQRVPEIVNDGSYQGHLYAMYLLAQFRESRALPLIIKLFAFEDDTPHAIAGDVLTEDLPRILASVCDDESLIKELIETPKINPYVKAAAISGLVTLVGSGKTSRDKTIRYFAELLNYRLEKYPSFAWDNLIAGICTLYPGELFYPISKAFDAGLVDLSFISMEDVENIIHEETIESCITTLCSSTELINDTLEEMEKWLEDFPIEP from the coding sequence TTGCTAATGGATATTTCCCATATCCTGGAAGACCTTGCCTATGATGAAGGTATACTTCCAAGGGAAGCTATAGAAGCGGCTATTGTTAAACAAATGCAAATTACGCCTTACCTACTTGATATTTTACAGGATGCTACACAACGGGTTCCTGAAATTGTGAACGACGGTAGCTACCAGGGTCATCTCTATGCAATGTATCTCTTAGCACAGTTTCGTGAAAGTCGCGCTCTACCTCTAATAATCAAACTCTTTGCATTTGAAGATGATACTCCCCACGCTATTGCAGGTGATGTTCTTACTGAAGATCTTCCTAGAATCTTAGCCAGCGTTTGCGATGACGAATCACTAATTAAAGAATTGATAGAAACTCCAAAAATTAACCCTTATGTTAAAGCAGCAGCAATCTCAGGGCTTGTGACACTTGTAGGATCTGGAAAAACCTCTCGAGATAAAACTATTCGTTATTTTGCAGAACTTCTAAACTATAGACTAGAAAAGTATCCCTCTTTTGCTTGGGATAACCTCATTGCAGGCATTTGCACCCTCTATCCCGGTGAGCTCTTCTACCCTATCAGCAAAGCCTTCGATGCAGGACTTGTTGATCTATCTTTCATTAGCATGGAAGACGTAGAAAACATTATTCATGAAGAAACCATAGAGTCTTGTATCACTACTCTTTGTTCTTCCACAGAACTTATCAATGATACACTAGAAGAAATGGAAAAATGGTTAGAAGACTTCCCCATAGAACCGTAA
- a CDS encoding anion permease, translating to MNKKKRFLSLLFLTAVLLGIWFSPHPASISANAWQLFAIFTTTIMGIIFQPVPMGAIAIIGISTLLLTQTLTLEQGLSGFHNPIAWLVFLSFSIAKGIIKTGLGERVAYFFVSALGKSPLGLSYGLVITDFFLAPAIPSVTARAGGILYPVVTSLSDSFGSSAEKGTQDLIGSFLIKVAYQSSVITSAMFLTAMAGNPLVAALAGHVGISLTWVLWAKAAIIPGLISLFLMPIILYKFYPPKITSCEEAIRSAKLRLKEMGPLKKEEKTILMIFILLVVLWTFGDLLRISATTAALIGLSLLILTNILDWQKDVIANTTAWETFIWFGALIMMASFLNQLGFIPLVGDSAAALVSGLSWKVGFPFLFLIYFYSHYLFASNTAHIGAMYPIFLAVSISLGTNPIFAALTLAFASNLFGGLTHYGSGPAPLYFGSHLVTVQEWWRSGFALSIANLIIWIGIGSLWWKLLGLI from the coding sequence GTGAACAAAAAAAAACGCTTCTTATCCCTCTTATTTCTAACAGCAGTACTTTTAGGCATTTGGTTTTCTCCTCACCCTGCATCTATAAGTGCTAATGCTTGGCAACTCTTTGCTATATTCACAACGACGATTATGGGAATCATTTTCCAGCCTGTCCCAATGGGAGCTATCGCTATCATTGGAATTTCAACATTGTTGCTGACACAAACTTTAACCTTAGAACAAGGATTATCTGGTTTTCATAATCCGATAGCTTGGTTAGTCTTTCTCTCTTTTTCTATAGCTAAAGGAATTATAAAAACAGGGCTTGGAGAACGTGTGGCTTATTTCTTTGTGAGTGCCTTAGGGAAAAGCCCCTTAGGACTAAGCTATGGACTGGTAATTACAGATTTTTTCTTGGCACCAGCCATTCCTAGTGTTACAGCACGTGCAGGAGGCATTCTCTATCCTGTAGTTACAAGCCTTTCCGACTCTTTTGGGAGCTCAGCAGAAAAGGGAACCCAAGACCTTATTGGCTCTTTTCTAATCAAAGTGGCCTATCAAAGCTCTGTAATTACCAGTGCCATGTTTCTGACTGCAATGGCAGGAAATCCACTTGTTGCTGCCCTAGCAGGCCACGTAGGAATTTCTTTAACTTGGGTTTTATGGGCAAAAGCCGCAATTATTCCAGGACTCATTAGCTTATTCCTCATGCCAATCATACTTTATAAGTTTTATCCTCCGAAAATCACATCCTGCGAAGAAGCTATTCGCTCAGCAAAACTAAGACTTAAAGAAATGGGGCCACTAAAAAAAGAAGAGAAGACCATATTAATGATCTTTATTCTTCTTGTCGTTCTCTGGACTTTTGGAGACTTATTGAGAATCTCGGCAACAACAGCAGCTCTTATAGGGCTCTCCCTACTTATTCTTACCAATATCTTAGATTGGCAAAAAGATGTCATAGCAAATACCACCGCATGGGAAACCTTTATCTGGTTTGGAGCACTTATCATGATGGCATCTTTTTTAAATCAGCTTGGATTTATCCCTCTGGTTGGAGACTCTGCAGCAGCCCTTGTTAGTGGTCTTTCTTGGAAAGTTGGCTTCCCATTTCTTTTCCTTATTTATTTCTATTCTCACTATCTCTTCGCTAGCAATACAGCACATATTGGAGCTATGTATCCCATATTTTTAGCGGTATCTATATCGTTAGGAACGAATCCTATATTTGCAGCACTTACCCTGGCTTTTGCAAGTAATCTCTTTGGAGGACTAACTCACTACGGCTCAGGACCTGCACCTCTATATTTTGGCTCACATCTTGTTACAGTCCAAGAATGGTGGCGATCAGGATTTGCTCTCAGTATTGCTAATCTCATTATCTGGATAGGAATCGGTAGTCTCTGGTGGAAACTCCTTGGGCTAATTTAA
- a CDS encoding diphosphate--fructose-6-phosphate 1-phosphotransferase translates to MSSSYVDLDTIISSYSPPLPRELQKAPSLVASPDTLQSKQVNAEIKSLFPQTYHLPYLKFTLGNLEIASPLKVGVMFSGGPAPGGHNVIQGLFNSLKSLHPDSSLYGFINNGEGLTQNNSIPITEAFLCKFRNSGGFNCLGTGRKNIVTPEGKKLSLQTIEALDLDGLVIIGGDGSNTATAILAEYCAQRRPKTSIVGVPKTIDGDLQHTYLDLTFGFDTATKFYSSIISNISRDALSCKAHYHFIKLMGRSASHIALECALQTHPNIALIGEEFAEKNLPLRTIIHKICSIIADRAAMEKYYGVVLIPEGIIEFIPEIANLVKEIEHLSQYQDKIAHLSPESQRLLNSFPNPIIQQLLNDRDAHGNVYVSKISVDKLIIHLVKNHLRQYFPKVPFNAISHFLGYEGRSGLPTKFDNDYGYTLGYGAGILIRNRCNGYLSTIESLTCPFAKWKLRAIPIVQMFTVQRQENGALRPKIKKHLIDIGSNAFRKFKLYRKIWALEDSYRFLGPLQIETPPETYSDNFPPLTLLLNHNFRKSQYLGCTEIPNTA, encoded by the coding sequence ATGTCTTCTTCCTACGTTGACCTTGATACTATTATTAGTTCCTATTCTCCTCCTTTACCAAGGGAATTACAAAAGGCCCCTTCTTTAGTTGCCTCTCCAGATACTTTGCAATCTAAACAAGTTAATGCAGAAATTAAAAGCCTATTTCCACAAACGTACCACCTTCCCTATTTAAAATTTACTTTAGGAAATCTAGAAATTGCTAGCCCGCTGAAAGTAGGCGTTATGTTCTCAGGAGGCCCTGCTCCAGGAGGACACAATGTCATTCAAGGACTTTTTAACAGTTTAAAAAGTCTGCATCCAGATTCTTCTCTTTATGGATTTATAAACAATGGAGAGGGCCTTACACAAAATAATAGCATACCCATTACTGAAGCATTTCTTTGTAAATTTCGTAATTCAGGAGGCTTTAACTGTCTAGGCACCGGAAGAAAAAATATTGTAACCCCAGAAGGGAAAAAACTGTCTCTACAAACGATAGAGGCTCTTGATCTTGATGGTCTTGTAATTATTGGTGGTGATGGCTCGAATACAGCAACAGCAATTCTTGCAGAGTACTGTGCCCAACGACGGCCAAAAACTTCTATTGTTGGAGTCCCTAAAACGATAGATGGCGATTTGCAACACACCTATCTAGATCTTACATTCGGGTTTGACACTGCAACCAAATTCTATTCTTCAATAATTAGCAATATCTCAAGAGACGCCCTCTCTTGTAAAGCTCATTACCACTTCATTAAGCTTATGGGACGCTCTGCATCCCACATTGCATTGGAATGTGCTCTTCAAACTCATCCCAATATTGCTCTTATTGGCGAAGAATTTGCTGAAAAAAATTTACCACTACGAACTATAATACATAAAATCTGCTCTATAATTGCTGACAGAGCCGCTATGGAAAAATATTATGGCGTTGTTCTAATTCCTGAAGGTATTATTGAGTTCATTCCAGAAATTGCAAACCTAGTTAAAGAGATAGAACACCTATCACAATATCAAGATAAAATTGCCCATCTATCTCCAGAATCTCAACGTCTATTAAACAGCTTCCCTAATCCTATTATCCAACAACTCCTTAATGACCGCGATGCTCACGGTAATGTCTATGTTTCTAAAATTAGCGTCGATAAACTAATAATTCATTTAGTAAAAAACCACCTTAGGCAATACTTCCCTAAGGTTCCTTTCAATGCAATCTCCCATTTTTTAGGATATGAAGGGCGATCAGGCTTACCAACAAAATTCGATAATGACTATGGTTATACTTTAGGATACGGTGCTGGAATTCTAATTCGCAACCGATGTAATGGGTATCTTTCTACTATAGAATCCTTAACATGTCCTTTCGCGAAGTGGAAATTAAGAGCAATTCCTATAGTACAAATGTTTACAGTACAACGTCAAGAAAATGGAGCTCTACGACCAAAAATTAAAAAACACCTTATCGACATAGGAAGTAATGCGTTTCGTAAATTTAAGCTCTATAGAAAAATCTGGGCCCTAGAAGATTCCTATCGATTCTTAGGCCCTTTACAAATAGAAACTCCTCCTGAAACCTACTCAGATAATTTTCCACCGTTAACTCTTCTTCTTAACCATAATTTTCGGAAATCTCAATACCTAGGATGTACAGAGATTCCTAATACAGCTTAA
- a CDS encoding DUF648 domain-containing protein gives MKYYTFSLELQKKPLLYLMQKLDSYFCFGGKRIRVISMTSSGMGLAFNEEVHVSTVIKVLKIFSFLLVPIVLLALALRYILHKIFEGKEPKPLERFIYLKSLPPESTQDTISKHPDFLQNAVREVPASFFALPEKYQMINFEKNETGGFSKITFAIDFEQIIEDLDMTLLSYPLEELKKGREAISKTKTKEIELIDVLIQQECNSVLISNEAKKQLVKFMLEGLFISCLSTNNEENGRILPRSFLPAHDESVGLDVPSIWNSIFFNKNNSIGHAILTDLRTRLGMKMMFFDQSQNTAKDLCRRLVIVYWAPVNASISKEIINSESHAPSSSLPSISTNEEEIAS, from the coding sequence GTGAAATATTATACCTTTTCTTTAGAATTACAAAAAAAGCCACTCCTCTATCTTATGCAAAAACTAGATTCTTATTTTTGCTTCGGAGGAAAACGTATACGAGTGATTTCAATGACGTCAAGCGGTATGGGTCTTGCTTTCAATGAAGAAGTCCATGTTTCTACCGTAATAAAGGTTTTAAAAATTTTCTCCTTCTTACTCGTTCCTATTGTTTTACTTGCTCTAGCTCTTCGCTATATCCTGCATAAAATTTTTGAAGGCAAGGAGCCTAAACCTTTGGAACGCTTTATTTATCTTAAATCCCTTCCTCCGGAAAGTACGCAGGATACCATTTCTAAACATCCTGATTTTCTTCAAAATGCAGTTAGAGAAGTTCCTGCTTCCTTTTTCGCTCTTCCTGAAAAATACCAAATGATAAATTTTGAAAAGAATGAGACAGGAGGCTTTTCTAAAATTACCTTTGCAATTGACTTCGAACAAATTATAGAAGATCTTGATATGACTTTGCTATCCTATCCCTTGGAAGAACTTAAGAAGGGTAGAGAAGCGATATCAAAAACTAAAACTAAAGAAATTGAATTAATAGATGTTCTTATACAACAAGAATGCAACTCCGTTCTAATAAGTAATGAAGCAAAAAAACAACTCGTTAAATTCATGTTAGAAGGTCTCTTTATTTCGTGTCTTAGCACGAATAATGAAGAAAATGGAAGAATACTTCCCCGCTCATTTTTGCCTGCGCATGACGAAAGTGTTGGTCTTGATGTTCCTTCAATTTGGAATAGCATTTTTTTTAATAAAAATAATTCTATAGGACATGCAATTTTAACGGATTTACGCACGCGTCTCGGAATGAAAATGATGTTTTTTGATCAATCGCAAAACACAGCTAAGGATCTATGTAGACGGCTAGTAATAGTCTACTGGGCTCCTGTTAATGCATCTATATCCAAAGAAATAATAAATTCTGAGAGCCACGCTCCCTCCTCCTCGCTACCTAGTATATCTACTAACGAAGAGGAGATAGCGTCTTAA
- a CDS encoding DUF648 domain-containing protein, with amino-acid sequence MISFFSPIIFEKKYFASKQIGATNPGILESLVERVDRYFDLGCINSTSCIEEKENIIFFKRVKSEISTCGLILRLISYLLVITVVIALIFKCVLRAILHLKYNFRRIPEFSCPADSYLETPVFQFTSEERQEIVRSHQIVRDHIKFSREELEAYGIKLITSSQGDNGVCVYTHRHFPHLIFKSVPIDHVEHRLAAFKIAKEVVTAKNLNLLHLPETTSLNFATTKDYSGVVQKHPLTCGLIVEERLELMEPANLQFKDSNVHPIMLITHLKQRELYQTLGERLLPTLKQLKIFIRETRFFDIAHRNLPVLKRMCLDSLSGAKVPVLGLVDIESLNILPWEKHNQSSLGDLYRMLIGILPPNIDFKKLLSEQEMRDADRGLPLPYEGQKMSSRHFPYR; translated from the coding sequence ATGATTAGTTTTTTTTCCCCAATTATTTTTGAAAAAAAGTATTTTGCATCCAAACAAATAGGCGCGACTAATCCTGGAATACTTGAAAGTTTAGTAGAGCGCGTCGATCGTTATTTCGATTTGGGATGTATAAACAGTACAAGTTGTATTGAGGAAAAAGAAAATATAATTTTTTTTAAAAGAGTTAAAAGTGAAATCAGCACCTGTGGTCTTATTCTTAGGCTGATTTCATATTTACTTGTTATTACAGTTGTCATCGCCTTAATTTTTAAATGTGTGCTTCGTGCGATTTTACATCTCAAATATAATTTCAGAAGGATTCCTGAATTCAGTTGTCCTGCCGACTCATATCTAGAGACTCCAGTATTTCAGTTTACTTCTGAAGAAAGACAGGAGATTGTTAGATCTCATCAAATAGTTCGAGATCACATTAAGTTTTCTCGAGAGGAGTTGGAGGCCTATGGTATCAAGCTAATTACTTCATCTCAAGGTGATAACGGTGTTTGTGTTTATACACATCGTCACTTTCCTCATCTTATTTTTAAATCTGTACCAATAGATCACGTGGAACATCGCTTAGCTGCTTTTAAAATTGCGAAAGAAGTTGTCACTGCAAAAAACTTAAATTTACTCCATTTACCAGAGACTACTTCTTTAAATTTTGCCACAACTAAAGACTATTCTGGAGTTGTTCAGAAACATCCCCTAACTTGTGGATTAATTGTGGAAGAACGATTGGAATTGATGGAACCTGCTAATCTGCAATTCAAAGATTCTAATGTACATCCTATTATGTTGATTACACATCTGAAACAAAGAGAATTATATCAGACGTTAGGAGAGAGATTACTTCCCACATTGAAGCAGTTAAAGATCTTTATTAGAGAGACGAGGTTCTTTGATATTGCTCACAGAAATTTACCCGTCCTTAAGAGAATGTGTTTAGACTCTCTATCTGGAGCAAAAGTGCCTGTGCTTGGTTTAGTCGATATAGAGAGCCTGAATATTCTCCCTTGGGAGAAGCATAACCAGTCTTCTCTAGGAGATTTATATCGAATGTTAATTGGAATATTACCTCCGAATATAGATTTCAAAAAGCTACTTTCTGAACAGGAGATGAGAGATGCAGACAGAGGACTACCTTTGCCTTATGAAGGACAGAAAATGAGTTCGAGGCATTTCCCTTATAGATAA